GAATGACTGTCTTCCTCCCCGGCAGCATCGGCCGCCATTGCACATATCAGGACGGTTAGGCATAGGCTCCAAATCAGCCGTTGCGCAGTGGTCTGAAACATTATCTCCTCCATACTTGCCGGTCAACTTAGTGATCGGTGCGGTTCTGTTTTCAGCGGCAATCTCCCTCAGGGCGAATACCGGGCCGGGTCTTTGCCTAAATAGATATCAGTGTAGGTAATGTCCGCACCGATGGCCAGCCATATCCGGTAAAATCCATCGGGGACATCGGTGCCACCCCAGGTGATGACATAGCGACCCGGGAACTGGATGGTTTGGACAAGCACCGCTATTGGTGCGCCTGAAGCCGATGTGACCTCGGCTCCGCCCCAAACCACCATTTCTTCTTCAGTCTCCAGAGGCCCCAGAGCCCGCACCAGCCACAGGGTAACCGGCGCTTCCTTTGGAACATGGTAAGCGATATCGATCGGCGGCAGCGATGGGTTAGGGTAAGCGATGATTGAATCGGTGGGCTTTCCCCAGGTGCCGATAATGAAACCCTCGTCGTCGGTGAGCCACATCCCTTCAGCACGCGGAGTGTTACCATGCTGTGCGCCGATCGGATTGAATTGATCCCACTCATTGCAACCCTGACTCAACAAAAGGACCAACCCGGCCAGAAATGCCACCCGGAGCATGAGAGCCCGAAAAAAAACGACATACCTCCAGTTTCAAAGCTTGTCGGCAACCTGGCCGGCTCACCGGCGGCGGCTGCCGTGTTGACGCCTCAATATGAAACCTGCCGGCTGCTGAGTCAAGACCGTTCGTCTGTCACATTGTATGGCGCAGCAGGGCCGCTCAGTGGACACAAAGGCAGTTTTGCCGCTGGAAAACAGGGAAAGAAACCGACTGAGACTCTGCCGCTGGGCTGCTCGAATCCAGAATTGGAAAGACCGCTATGGCGACAACGGGACCCCTGATGTCTCGTTGGTACAAGCTCCAGCCTTCCCGGTAAGCTATTGTGTCGTTGTTAGTTACAAAAAACTATAGAGCGTGTGAGGATTATTACCTTGACACAATTCCAGATCAATTGTATAATCAAGCATTGTGAAGCATTTCACATGTAAAGGGACCTATTTACTGACCGAATGAGGATAATTGATGGATGAGATTTTAGAACCGACGCCTCGAAAGAGAATTTCAGAATCTACGATTCATCGCTTGTCGCTGTACTTCCGAGCGCTTTCTATTCTTGAGAAAGAGAACTACGAGACTGTTTCCTCCAAGGAGTTGGCCCGACGTGAGAAACTCACACCGGCTCAGGTGCGCAAGGACCTGTCATTCTTCGGATCATTCGGCACGCGCGGACTGGGCTACCCGGTGGCTGATCTCAAAGCCAAAGTGTCTCGGATTCTGGGCATCGATCGCGTCTGGCGGGTGGCTCTGATCGGCATCGGCAACATTGGATCGGCTCTGGTCAGTTACAAGGAATTCATCAAACAGGGGTTCCATATCGTCAAGCTGTTCGACAACGATCAACGCAAGATCGGATCGAACCATAAAGGGATTATTGTATCGGATATCAAGAACCTCAAAGAGGAGCTGTTGGAAGATCGTATCGAAATGGTCGTCATCGCAGTGCCGGCTACGGTGGCGCAGTATATGGTCGATGATGTGGTTCGGGCCGATGTCAAGGCGATCCTGAATTTCGCCCCGATAAACCTGAAAGTGCCCGTCGATGTTCACGTTCGCAACGAGAACATGGCCATGGAACTTGAGTATCTGTCTTTTGCGATGGTCAACAACCATTTGCCAAAAGGAGCCGGCAAAAGTTAAACCGCTTCAGGGATGGAGCGGTTGGTACCTCTTTTAAGCGTCCTCGCGCTTAGGAGTGGACGGCCTGCGAAAGTGGGCCGTCCGTTATAATGAGCAATCCCCTGAGTTTGTAATAAAGATGATTCTGTTTGAATCGGCGCGAGAGCGCAAGGGTATAAGGTGACCAGATGATGAACAGACGGAAATACAGCAGGCCGTTGGCAGTTTGGTTGTTGGCCGTGCTTGTCTTGACCGGCGCAAGCCTCTATGGACAGGACTCGCTTCAGATATACCTGGATAAAGGGGCAGAACTGTTGGCCGAACGGAATTACCAGGGGGGCATGGACGCTTACCAGAATGCGCTGCGGCTTGATCCCAACAACTATATCGCAATCAAGAACATTGGCCGAAGTTTCGCCCAGCTTGACGACACGAAACAAGCTCAGGCGTTTCTGGAACGGGCCTACAAGATCGACCCGCTCGACCCCCAGGTGTGCAACAATCTGGGCGCGGTGTTTGCCGCCAATGCTAACTCCGGCGAAGCTATTCGGTACTTCGAACAAGCGGTGGCTATCGACTCCACCAACGAAATGTACATCACCAATCTGGGCCAGGAGTACTCGCGCCTGGGGCGGATCGGCAAAGCTCTGCCGCTGATGCGACAAGCCTGGGCGCTCAATCAGAAAAACTCCATGATTCCCTACACTCTGGGCAACTGTTTCGCTGCCACTCAAACCTACGACTCAGCCGAATACTATTACCTACGCTCAGCCAGTTTGGGTGGTCGCCCGGCTGAATTGTATTATCGTCTTGGCACGGTTCAGAACCGCTTGGGCAAAACATTGAAGGCTTCGGAAGCGTTTGTCGAGGCGCTGAAACGTCAGCCCGATTTCAGGGAATGTCGTCAGTCGTTGGCTATGCTATTCCTGGCCGATAAACAATACAAGGCGGCGGTTCAGGAGTTCGGAGTTCTTTGCGATGCCGACAGCGCTTTCTACCCGGCCTGGATCGGCTACGGCACGGCCTTGGCCATGGATGGACGGCCCGAGGAATCAGACC
Above is a window of Candidatus Zixiibacteriota bacterium DNA encoding:
- a CDS encoding redox-sensing transcriptional repressor Rex, whose translation is MDEILEPTPRKRISESTIHRLSLYFRALSILEKENYETVSSKELARREKLTPAQVRKDLSFFGSFGTRGLGYPVADLKAKVSRILGIDRVWRVALIGIGNIGSALVSYKEFIKQGFHIVKLFDNDQRKIGSNHKGIIVSDIKNLKEELLEDRIEMVVIAVPATVAQYMVDDVVRADVKAILNFAPINLKVPVDVHVRNENMAMELEYLSFAMVNNHLPKGAGKS
- a CDS encoding tetratricopeptide repeat protein, with amino-acid sequence MMNRRKYSRPLAVWLLAVLVLTGASLYGQDSLQIYLDKGAELLAERNYQGGMDAYQNALRLDPNNYIAIKNIGRSFAQLDDTKQAQAFLERAYKIDPLDPQVCNNLGAVFAANANSGEAIRYFEQAVAIDSTNEMYITNLGQEYSRLGRIGKALPLMRQAWALNQKNSMIPYTLGNCFAATQTYDSAEYYYLRSASLGGRPAELYYRLGTVQNRLGKTLKASEAFVEALKRQPDFRECRQSLAMLFLADKQYKAAVQEFGVLCDADSAFYPAWIGYGTALAMDGRPEESDQVLSHLFAVDSSLGYKMLEVINLQRQ